The segment GCCTATGGGCACGGGGCAAAAGAAATAGCACAGCGAGCGGTAGAGACAGGTGTCAATTTTTTGGCGGTCGCCACTCCTGATGAAGCACTATACCTCCGGGACCACGGCTTTAAAACAAAAATTTTGGTGATGGGTGCTACTCCAGCAGCCTTTCTTCCAGTCGCACAAAAAGAAGAAATTGAGGTTGCTGCCATTTCACTGGAATGGCTGGCAATGGCAGCCGCTTCTATAGAGCCGGGTCTTCCGCCGTTAAAAATTCATTTGAAAGTCGACACAGGGATGAGACGGGTAGGAGTAGCTACAGAAGAAGCGAAGGAAGCCATTGATTTCATTAAGCGGCAGCCTTTTGAATTTGCCGGCATCTTTACGCATTTTGCTACGGCTGATGAGGAAGTGGGCGAATTATTCCAGCAGCAAGTGCGTGAAATGAAAGCCGTTGTTGAACAAGTGAATGACCCTCATGTAATGGTCCATGTTTCAAATAGCGCAGCGGCGATTATGCATCCGGACTTGGCGTATGATGCTGTGCGGGTGGGCATTTCCCTATATGGCATTGCTCCTTCTCCGTATGTCGAACAAGAAATGCCTTTTCAGCTGTTTCCGGCGCTCAGCTTGGAAACGGAAATTGTTCACGTGAAAAAAGTGAAGGCAGGAGAAACTTTAAGCTACGGTGCAACTTACCGCTGTGAAAAAGACGAATGGATTGCGACGCTTCCCATCGGCTATGCTGATGGCATGCTGCGCGGGCTGCAAGGCCAGGATGTGTTGATCCGCGGGGAACGGATGCCGGTTGTCGGGCGCATATGCATGGATCAGTGCATGGTCCGCCTAAAGGAACAACTGCCAGTCGGAGAAAAAGTGCAGCTGATCGGCCGCCAGGGAAATGAGCAGATCCGCATTGACGAATGGGCAGAGAAACTAGGCACTATCCCATATGAAGTGCCTTGCATTTTGACCAAAAGAATCCCGCGTTTGTACTATTAAACGCTCTGATTCCCAAAAGGCCCTTTTCACCGCACCGCTTCAATGTTAAGATGAAGGGGTGAGAAAAGAGAAGTAGGGTATTATCGGAGGTGTCGGCTGTGTACGAGAAGTCAAAGACAAAAAAAGTGGTAGTAAAACTGCCTAAACAACTGTTATCAGAGTTGACTACTCATTCAGATGAACAAATTCAAGAGCGCGGTGACTATGTTTATGTTTCCACGCAACGGGTAATAAAAAGTGTATACGATTCACATCATATTCGAGAAGCAATGATCAAGGGCTACGTGGAGATGTCACAAATCAATTTATCAATCGCTTGTGAATGTTCTCATGCCGAGTACGAAGCGGAGCACACGACCGTGCGACTTGTAAGCGGAGGGTGACAATTTGATTGTAAAACGTGGTGACGTTTTTTTTGCAGAACTTTCACCGGTTGTCGGGTCTGAGCAAGGAGGGACCCGTCCTGTATTGGTGATTCAAAATGATATAGGGAATCGGTTCAGTCCAACTGTTATCATAGCAGCGATCACTGCGCAGATCCAAAAAGCGAAATTGCCGACTCACGTTGAAATCAATGCTAAAAAATATGGTTTTGAACGTGATTCGGTCATCTTGCTTGAACAATTGCGGACTATTGATAAATCGCGCTTGACTGACAAAATTACCCAGCTTGATGACGAGTTGATGGAAAAAGTAGATGAAGCTCTCGAAATCAGTGTTGGCCTCGTAAAGTTTTAAGCATACATACTCCTAAAACACTTGAAGTGCTTACTTCAAGTGTTTTTTTATTGCTTAAAAGAGAAACTAAGGTGTCAGCCGATAAAATAGATGTGAAAAAAACAGTTTTCCGATACAATAAAGGATAGAGTATATAAAAACCAATACGTAATGTGAGTTTTATGGTGGTACAGGGAGGGTTCTAGAAAATAATGAATAAAAAAATGGCCGGTTATATTCAGGAAAATTCCACGGAAATTATATCGAGATGGCAAGAACTGATGAAGAATGAAAAAGACGAACGTTCTTTTCAAGTGATGCCCACGGATTTGATGAACCAAACAAGCAAGGAATTTGCGGATTTAATGTTATCGAATTTATTGGAGAGCCATCAAGCATACGAAAACCGCTTAAACGATTTTGCGGAAAAAGTGGTGCGCCTCGGCTGGTCCGTTACCTTTGTAACGAAAGCAATCAATCATTTTTCAGAAGTTGTATTCGAAGGAATGGAAGAAAAGGGAATAATCACGAAAGAGAACTTCCGGGATTTCTATAAAGAGTTCAATAACTGGATTATACCGATTCGGGACAGCACCATTGATACATATTCAAAAACATGGGAACGTACTGTCAGCCTGCAGAAAATTGCGCTGCAGGAACTTTCTGCGTCGCTTATTCCTGTATTTGATAAAGTATCCGTTATGCCGCTTGTCGGAACAATTGACACGGAGCGGGCAAAACTAATAATGGAAAATTTGCTTGAAGGTGTTGTAAAACATCGCGCCGAAGTCGTGCTGCTGGATATTACCGGCGTTCCAGTTGTCGATACAATGGTTGCGCATCATATTATTCAGGCGGCAGATGCGGTGCGTTTAGTAGGAGCGAAATGTATGCTGGTTGGAATTCGGCCGGAAATTGCACAAACAATCGTGACACTCGGCATCAACTTAAATGAGTTTACAACTACCAGTACATTGCAGCGTGGAGTAGAACAAGCATTGGCTTGGACAAATCGCCAAATCGTGGAGGTTGAGGAATAATGAATTTTCGAATTCCAATTTTAAAACTGAGGGATACATTAATCGTCTCTATTCAATGGGAGCTGGATGATCAGACTGCAATTCAATTTCAAGAGGATCTGTTGACCAAACTGCACGAAACAAGTGCACGGGGAGTGGTTATTGATTTAACGTCAATCGATTTCATCGATTCATTTATCGCAAAAGTCCTGGGAGACGTCATTAGTATGTCAAGTCTAATGGGAGCGCGGGTGGTTATTACGGGTATCCAACCAGCAGTGGCTATCACTTTAATCGAATTAGGAATTCGGCTTGAAGATGTTATGACAGCACTGGATTTAGAAAATGGTCTGGATAAACTTCAACTGGAATTGGAGGCTTAAAAATGAGCAACCAGTCTTCGGTGGAAATATTGACGGAATGGGATATTGTTGCCGCAAGGCAGCTCGGGCGCAATGTTGCGAAAGAGCTGGGCTTTGGCACAGTAGATCAGGCTCGTATAACTACTGCTATCAGCGAGCTTGCTCGCAATATATACCTTTATGCAGGACAAGGAAGAATTGAAATCCAACAGCTTATGGAAAACGGAGTGAAAGGGATTTTGATTATTGCGGCAGACCAGGGGCCAGGAATTCCAGACATACGAAAAGTTATGGAAGATGGCTTCTCAACTTCAGGCGGATTAGGAGCAGGGCTGCCAGGAGTCAAACGCTTAATGGACGAATTTAAAATTGAAACGATCCCGGGTGAAGGGACGGATATACGAGCTACAAAATGGCTTCGATAGGGGGAGCGAATATGGTCCACAAAATCGAAAATCAATACAAAGAAATACTTAATCAATACATGCAGCGGCAATCGGAACAAAATCTGTATGTTGGCCAAAATTTCAGCCGCCAGCTTATCTCTGAAAATATTTCTCCAGAAGAAGTAATCAGCGTCCATAAAGCGGCGATGCAGGAAATTTATAAGGACCTGCCGGATGTTGTCTGGCACTCCTTTGATTTTCTGATTGAAATGATGATCAATTACGGCTTGGCGCTTCAAGAGCGGCAAAGCCTTTTGCAGCGCCAGGAAGAAATACGGGTGGAAATGGATCTGGCTGCGAATGTCCAGGAAACATTGCTGAAAACAAAGCTGCCTGCCTTGAAAGGGCTGGATATCGGGCTGCTTTCTATTCCTGCGCGTAAAATGAATGGAGACTACATATACTTTATCAGTGATGAAGACGGCCATGCCGGAATAGCGGTTGCCGATGTAATCGGCAAAGGGCTTCCAGCGGCGCTTTGTATGTCTATGGTGAAATTCGGGATGGACAGCCTGAATAATTCTCCTGCCAGTCCAAGGGAAGTGCTAGGGGTTATTAATCGGGTCGTTGAGAAAAGCATTGACGATTCCATGTTTGTTTCTATGTTTTATGGCCGATATGATGCCCGTAGTGCCTCATTGACTTATGGATCTGCGGGTCATGAACCGGCACTTTTGTACCGTGCAAAAACAAAGGAATTTGTTGAGTTATATGCAAAAGGGCTTCTCCTTGGTGTTTCTCCGGCAGCCACTTATGAAGAGCATACGGTTCAGCTTGAAGATAATGACATGGTCATCATGATGACCGATGGAGTAACCGAAGGCCGCACCGATGAAGGATTTATCGAGCGCGATGTGATTTTCGAAATGATCGAAAAGAAAAAAGACGAACCCGCTCAAGCGATTGTCCAATACGTTTATGACGAGCTGGAACGCATGCAAAATGCAGAGTTGCGGGATGATTTTACACTAGTGATTTATAAAAAAGTCTAATCCTAGGTTTAAGAACCGCTTTATGGTGGTATTTAAACTTACGATGGCTTTTTTAAGTTAAACCGAATTAAAGAAAAACGGGGTGTCAAATAGATGAATATTCAAGTGGAACTAGAAGAAACGGACAATAAGTTAAAAGGCTTTATACGCGGGGAAATAGACGCGCATACAGCACCGGTTCTTCGGGAAAAATTAGAAGCATTTCAGAATCAACAAGGCATCAACGCAGAATTGGATCTTTCTGACGTTAACTATATGGATAGTACAGGATTGGGAGTTTTTGTGGCATTCTATAAATCAGTAAATGCCAAAGGCGGCCATGTAAAGCTGACAGGGCTCTCGTCTCGTTTAAAACGATTATTCGACATAACTGGTTTGGGCGAAATTATGGACATCGAATCAGTTGGAAAAGGTGGTAATTGATATGCGTCCTTTCGATTATGTTGAAATGAGGGTACCTGCTAAATCACAATATGTAGGAGTTGCGCGCTTGACGATCTCTGGTTTGGCGAGCCGTATAGGTTTTACATTTGATGATATCGAAGATTTGAAAATCGCTTCAAGTGAAGCAGTAACAAATGCTGTTCAGCATGCTTATTCAGAAGGCGAAGAAGGCGAAGTTGTCATTGGATGTGCCCTATATGGAGACAAAATTGAGATAATGGTTGCCGATCACGGGCAAAGCTTTGATTTTGAGGAAACAAAAGCGAAGGTAGGTCCTTATCATGACCAGGAAGAAGGCGCTTTTCTTCGTGAAGGAGGTCTTGGCCTGTACTTAATCGAAACCTTAATGGATGAAGTAAAAGTCCATCATCAGGAAGGCGTTACAGTCTTCATGACAAAGTATGTTGGAGGAGAGCAGGTGGAAGAGGATGTCGAAACGATCTCATCCTAATCAGCCAACTAAAGAGCAGGTGCTTGAGTGGATCGAGGCTTACCAGAAAAACGAAGATGAAGAAGCCCAAACAATGCTAGTGATGAATTACAAACGGCTTGTCGAATCTATTGCACGTAAATATTCGAATGGTAAATCTTACCATGAAGATATTGCGCAAGTGGGCATGCTAGGGCTTCTTGGAGCTATTCGGCGTTATGATCCCTCTTTCGGCAGAAGTTTTGAAGCATTTGCGGTACCCACCATTATTGGAGAAATTAAACGTTTTCTTCGGGATAAAACATGGGCAATCCATGTTCCTCGCCGAATCAAAGAATTGGGACCACGAATTAAATCAACCGTTGAAGTGTTAACACGTGAACTGCAACGTTCGCCACAAGTCTGGGAAATCGCTGAGTATCTGGATGTTGATGAAGACGACGTACTAGAAGCAATGGAAATGGGCAAAAGTTATCAAGCTTTATCCATGGACCATTCACTGGAAGCCGATTCTGACGGCAGTACAGTGACTTTATTTGACGTTGTAGGCCAAGAAGACGATGGATACGAAAAAGCGGATCAGCGCATGCTTGTAGCGAATGCGATGAATGTGCTTTCTGAACGGGAAAAGCAGATCATTCAGTATACCTACATAGAGCAGCTGAGCCAAAAAGAAACCGGGGACAAACTCGGAATTTCTCAAATGCACGTCTCCCGCTTGCAGCGCAAAGCAATCAAGAAACTTCAAGAAGCTATTTTGGCAGCTGGCGGAGTGTCGTAGTGAAAAAAATACAGCATAGTTTTGTTGATGCTTTTATTTTCAATGAAGCAAAAAAAGGAAATTATGAATCTGGCGATAGTTACCATACCGTATTGACAGATGATTATTTCATTTGCTCCATAGCCGATGGTCTGGGCAATGGTCCTGTGGCGCGGGAATCTTCACAGGTCATTCCTCAAATTCTGGAAGAATATCACCATGAAACAATTGATGAACTGATGAAGCGGTTCAATGATTTAATGGTCCAAAAACGCGGAGCAGCTGTAGCTATTTTTAAAGTGGATTTTAAGAAAAAAACACTCGAATACAGCTGCGTTGGAAACATCCGGTTCTATTTATACCGGAAAGGAACAGACGAAATGATTTATCCATTGCCTGTAATGGGCTATTTATCTGGACGTCCGCAAAAACTGCGAACTCAACTTTACACTTATGTGGAAGATGATTTGTTCCTGATCCATTCAGATGGAGTGGAACTGCGAAATCCGAAAGTAATGATGCGCCAAGCTGGAATTCCCGAACGTTTATATTATGATATTTTGCGTTCGATTCAAACCGGAGATGACGCAACGTTTATAGCTGGAAGCCTGCTCAAATGAGTCGGCTTCTTTTTTTTGTCTTCTTTTATCGTTAAAAGCCTTTCATAAATCCGATAAAATTTACTTAAAATTCTGACAAAATAGAGTGTTTTTACTTCTATATATTGAAAGCGCTTTCTCATAAACTTCTATATATCAACGAATCTCGGATATGGCCGACGCAACATGGCTCATTGTCCGCAGGCGCTTGCAACTGCAAAAAAACTTTAGGGAAATGGAGAGGGCAATGGGCGAGTTGGAGACGGGAAAACGCTGTAAAGGAGGGCGGGAATGGGACGATTAGAAGGAAAAATTGCCATTATAACAGGAGCTGGAAATGGCCAAGGCCAGTATGAAGCGGAATTATTCGCTAAAGAAGGAGCGAAAGTGGTCGTGACAGATATCGACTACGAAGCAGCCCAGCTCACCGCATCGGCGATTAAACAAGAAAATGGCCAGGCGTTTGCCCTGCAGCACAACATAGCCAGTGAAGAAAATTGGAAGAGTGTCATTTCAAAAACTCTTGAAGAGTATGGCCGAATTGATATTTTGGTGAACAATGCCGGCATTCACGCTGAGACAAAAATGGCCGATATTTCATTGGGTGAGTGGAACAGTATGCTCAACGTCAACCTTACCGGAACGTTTTTAGGGATTCAAGAAGTTATTTCCCCTATGAAAGAAAACGGAGGAGGTTCTATTGTCAATATTGCTTCTATTGCAGCATTAAGAGGAGGGAGTTTTGCCCACTACAGTGCAGCGAAAGGAGGGATTCGCTCTTTAGGCAGGACGGCGGCCATTGAATATGCGGAAGACAAAATTAGAGTCAATACCGTATTTCCTGGGTTGATTGCCACGGATTTAGTGAAAGAAGCGCTAGAAAACGAACATACCCGCAAAAACCTGTTTGATCAATTGCCGATGAAACGGATTGGGGAAATTGAAGATGTGGCATATGGAGTGTTGTATTTAGCGTCTGATGAGTCGGGATTTGTCACGGGATCGGAACTTGTTATTGACGGTGGCACAATGGCCGGCGCGAAACTAATCGAATAATCGAGGAGGATTGATGGAGATGGGTTTATTAAAAAAAGGGATTAAGTACGAAACAAAACTGGTTATGCTCTTTTTCGTAGCTTGGGGCTTTTTGTATTTGGATAGACAAGCCATATCGATGTTAATGCCAATGATCATTGAAGATATTGCACTCAATAATACTAAAATTGGTCAAATCAATATGTGGCAAACAATTGGTTTCGCTATTTCTGCACCGATTTTTGCCGTACTTTCAGACCGGTTGGGGCATAAGAAGCAAATCTTGTTTTGGGCCACACTTGTCACTTCAATTCTTGCCCTGATTACCATGTTCGCAGGTTCTTTCAACTATTTGCTGATCGTACGGACTTTGCTTGGGGCAAGTGAAGGGATTATCCTTCCAATCTCGATCTCGATGTTGGCTGCAGTTTCACGTCCGACTACTCTTGGCAGAAATATGGGGCTCGTCTATGCAGGGGCAGCGGTGATCGGTGTCGCTATTGGGCCGGTTGTCGTTACGCAATTAGGTGAACTGTTTGACTGGCGCTATGCATTCTTATTTGTCAGCGTGCCTAGTTTTATCGCTGCCTTATTAATGCTGAAAGTCGTCAAAGAAGTTGAGGTTTCTCCAAATGCTGTTGCAGGAACAAGCGCAGTAACAGTCAGCACCATTTTAAGCGGCTTGAAAAACAGAAATATCCTGATCTGTACACTCATCAGTGTTTTCTGCATGGGTGCCATGTGGACATTCAACTCGTTCCTGCCGCTTTACTTGACTCAAATCAGCATGTTATCCATTACGCAAATGGGAATTGTCTTCTCATTATTCGGTTTGCTGACAATCATGTGGCAAATTTTCATCCCTTATTCTTCCGACAAAATCGGCAGAAAACCGGCAATGACAGGATACTTGGCAATGGCGATGGTCACGCCGCTCGTACTTTTCCTTTTCCCGAATTCAGCTGCAAGCTTAGTGATTTTGGTGCTGTTTGGTGGAATTATCCTGGCAATGAATACCATCTACCAAAGCATCATTCCGGTAGAAAGCGTTTCTCCTCTGGTCATGGCTTCTGCTAATGCGCTCATTATGGGGGTCGGGGAATTGATTGGTGCTTTCTCGATTGGATTCTCAGGAGTCTTAGCAGATGCGTATAGCCTGACAGCAGTTATGCTCGTCGTTCCGATTTCTTACTTTATCGCTTTCCTGATTTCTTTCGGCTTGATCGAAACCTTAAGAACGAAATCAGTTGCTAAAGAACAAGCTTTGGTAAAAGCAACTCCAGAAGCGTAAGTTTCTCAAATTGAAAAGAGATTGCTGATTCTCCAATGGCAATCTCTTTTTTTACAGTACAGAAAGAGGTGGATGCATTGAAGCGTTTAAAAGATAAAACGGCAATTGTTACAGGGAGCACATCCGGGATAGGGGAAGCGACAGCCAGGCTGTTTGCGGAAGAAGGCGCCAAAGTGATAATTGCGGGGCGCAGACGGGAAAAAGGAGAACAAATAGCAGTCGAAATCCGGAAAGACGGCGGGGAAGCCATCTTTATCCAAGCAGACATGACGCAAGAGGAAGACATCCAAAAGCTTGTTAATTCTTCTATTGAGGCTTTTGGAAAAATAGACATCCTCGTGAATAACGCAGGCCGGATCATCGAAAAGCCTTTTATTGAACTGACGCGTGAAGACTGGGATCAATTTGTCGCACTTGATGCATTTTCTTATTTTAGAATGATGCAGCTTGTGCTGCCCCATATGGAGAGGCAAGGGTCCGGGAATATTGTCAACGTGACTTCGCTTGCAGCAATCAGCGTCATGCCGACGCACGCTTTATACAGCTTTGTTAAAGCAGGGATTACGCATATGTCAAAAGTGGTGGCAGCAGAATACGCGGATAAAGGAATTCGCGTGAACTGTTTGTTGCCTGGAGTGGTCTACACAGAAATGATTGCAGATAACCCGAATACGCCGCATATGGAAAAAATCATTCCGATGGGCCGGATGTCGACTTCAGAAGAACAAGCGAAATCGATTTTGTTTTTAGCATCTGAAGATTCTTCCTATATGACGGGCACTTCGATGGTGGCAGATGGAGGCATCCGCGGAATTTAATTAACTAAGGGGGACAAAGGGATGTTTTTAAAAGATCAAGTAGCGTTAATCACCGGTGGAGCAAAAGGGATGGGAGAAGCGACGGCCAAACTATTTGCGAAAGAAGGCGCAAAAATTGTCATTGCAGATTTGGATATTGATTCAGCAAAAAAAGTAGCGGCAACCATCAATCATTCCGGCGGCACAGCCCGCACCTACAACAAAGTCGACGTGACCGACAAAAACACGATTAAGCAAACGATTGAAGCGGCGATTGAGGAATTCGGCAAGATCGATATTCTCGTCAATTGTGCAGGCGGTACGATTGGCGGCGGCAACGGCAATACGGAAAACTTGGATATGGAAGACTGGGAAAAAACAATGCAGCTGAATTTGAACGGTACGCTTTATCCGATTCTTGAAGTATTGCCTTATATGAAGAAACAAGGGTTTGGACGGATTGTTAATTTTTCATCGATGGGTGCCTTCGATGCCTATACAGTCGTTCTTCACTATCACGCTGCCAAAGGAGCGGTGGAAAGTTTAACGCATAACTTGGCATTTGAACTAGCTCCGGCCGGAATAAATGTAAATGTCATTTCGCCTGGCCCTATTATGACGCCGTTTTGGGAAGAACTTCTTCCGGCGGGAGATGCCAGAGACCGGTTTTTCCGAGATTTATCGGCAAAAGAAGTACCGATGAAACGGATGGGAACCGCTGAAGATATCGCCGGTGTCTGCTTGTTTTTATCCTCCAGCCTCTCGAACTTCGTCACTGGCCAGAAAATTTATGTGGGAGGCGGAATGGGCAATATTCTGTCCCATAACTCGACCTTCCTGATGACCGGTGAGAATTTAATCGTAAATAAATAACTGGGAATGCTTAAAGTGAATGAAGCAGGAGGGAGCCAGCTCAAATAAGTTGGCTTCTTTTTTCTGTGTTAAAATAAAGAGGAAACGAAGGGAAGTGTCATTATGGAAATGCAGCAAATTCATGCGTTGATCGCCAAAGAAACGGGTGTAAGGCCGAATCAGGTTGGTCAAGTTATCGCTTTAATCGAGGATGGCAATACGGTTCCATTTATTGCGCGTTACCGGAAAGAAGCCACGGGGTCGCTCGATGAAGTACAGATAAAAGCCATCGATGACCGCTATACATATATCCAGAATTTAGAGCAGCGGAAAATAGAAGTGATCCGTTCCATTACGGAACAAGAAAAAATGACCGAAGAGCTGGAAAAGGAAATTATGGGCGCTACGGTTTTGCAGCGTGTAGAGGACTTATACCGTCCTTATAAACAAAAACGCCGGACCAAAGCGACGATTGCCAAAGAAAAAGGACTGCAGCCGCTTGCCGATTGGCTGATGGAATTCCACAAAGAAAACCCGCTGGCAAAAGCGGAAGCGTTTATCAATGAAGAAGCCGGGATCCCGACAGCGGAAGAAGCGATCCAAGGCGCGCAGGATATCCTCGCTGAATTATTTGCAGATGATCCGGATATCCGGGAAAAGGTTCGTTACATGACCCGTAAAAACGGCGCCATCGCCACCGCCGCCAAAAAGAACCACGAAGACGAAAAACAAGTCTTTGAAATGTATTACGAATACGAAGAGGCAATCCAGAAAATTGTGCCTCACCGAATTTTAGCGATTAACCGCGGAGAGAAAGAAGACGTCTTGAAAGTGTCGATCAATCCGCCAATTGACCGCATTTTAACTTTGATGAAAAACAAATGGGTCAAAGCAACTTCAGAAACGGGCGAGATTGTAGCGGCTGCTATTGAAGACAGTTATAAACGACTGATCCAGCCGTCAGTCGAGCGTGAAATTAGAACAGAGCTGAGCGAAAAAGGGGAAACACAAGCCATTCACATTTTCTCGGAGAACTTGCGCAACCTGTTATTGCAG is part of the Planococcus shenhongbingii genome and harbors:
- the sigB gene encoding RNA polymerase sigma factor SigB — translated: MSKRSHPNQPTKEQVLEWIEAYQKNEDEEAQTMLVMNYKRLVESIARKYSNGKSYHEDIAQVGMLGLLGAIRRYDPSFGRSFEAFAVPTIIGEIKRFLRDKTWAIHVPRRIKELGPRIKSTVEVLTRELQRSPQVWEIAEYLDVDEDDVLEAMEMGKSYQALSMDHSLEADSDGSTVTLFDVVGQEDDGYEKADQRMLVANAMNVLSEREKQIIQYTYIEQLSQKETGDKLGISQMHVSRLQRKAIKKLQEAILAAGGVS
- a CDS encoding transcriptional regulator encodes the protein MYEKSKTKKVVVKLPKQLLSELTTHSDEQIQERGDYVYVSTQRVIKSVYDSHHIREAMIKGYVEMSQINLSIACECSHAEYEAEHTTVRLVSGG
- a CDS encoding anti-sigma factor antagonist, producing MNIQVELEETDNKLKGFIRGEIDAHTAPVLREKLEAFQNQQGINAELDLSDVNYMDSTGLGVFVAFYKSVNAKGGHVKLTGLSSRLKRLFDITGLGEIMDIESVGKGGN
- a CDS encoding RsbT co-antagonist protein RsbRA, with translation MNKKMAGYIQENSTEIISRWQELMKNEKDERSFQVMPTDLMNQTSKEFADLMLSNLLESHQAYENRLNDFAEKVVRLGWSVTFVTKAINHFSEVVFEGMEEKGIITKENFRDFYKEFNNWIIPIRDSTIDTYSKTWERTVSLQKIALQELSASLIPVFDKVSVMPLVGTIDTERAKLIMENLLEGVVKHRAEVVLLDITGVPVVDTMVAHHIIQAADAVRLVGAKCMLVGIRPEIAQTIVTLGINLNEFTTTSTLQRGVEQALAWTNRQIVEVEE
- a CDS encoding MFS transporter translates to MGLLKKGIKYETKLVMLFFVAWGFLYLDRQAISMLMPMIIEDIALNNTKIGQINMWQTIGFAISAPIFAVLSDRLGHKKQILFWATLVTSILALITMFAGSFNYLLIVRTLLGASEGIILPISISMLAAVSRPTTLGRNMGLVYAGAAVIGVAIGPVVVTQLGELFDWRYAFLFVSVPSFIAALLMLKVVKEVEVSPNAVAGTSAVTVSTILSGLKNRNILICTLISVFCMGAMWTFNSFLPLYLTQISMLSITQMGIVFSLFGLLTIMWQIFIPYSSDKIGRKPAMTGYLAMAMVTPLVLFLFPNSAASLVILVLFGGIILAMNTIYQSIIPVESVSPLVMASANALIMGVGELIGAFSIGFSGVLADAYSLTAVMLVVPISYFIAFLISFGLIETLRTKSVAKEQALVKATPEA
- a CDS encoding PP2C family protein-serine/threonine phosphatase, which encodes MVHKIENQYKEILNQYMQRQSEQNLYVGQNFSRQLISENISPEEVISVHKAAMQEIYKDLPDVVWHSFDFLIEMMINYGLALQERQSLLQRQEEIRVEMDLAANVQETLLKTKLPALKGLDIGLLSIPARKMNGDYIYFISDEDGHAGIAVADVIGKGLPAALCMSMVKFGMDSLNNSPASPREVLGVINRVVEKSIDDSMFVSMFYGRYDARSASLTYGSAGHEPALLYRAKTKEFVELYAKGLLLGVSPAATYEEHTVQLEDNDMVIMMTDGVTEGRTDEGFIERDVIFEMIEKKKDEPAQAIVQYVYDELERMQNAELRDDFTLVIYKKV
- a CDS encoding type II toxin-antitoxin system PemK/MazF family toxin; translated protein: MIVKRGDVFFAELSPVVGSEQGGTRPVLVIQNDIGNRFSPTVIIAAITAQIQKAKLPTHVEINAKKYGFERDSVILLEQLRTIDKSRLTDKITQLDDELMEKVDEALEISVGLVKF
- a CDS encoding SDR family NAD(P)-dependent oxidoreductase, which gives rise to MKRLKDKTAIVTGSTSGIGEATARLFAEEGAKVIIAGRRREKGEQIAVEIRKDGGEAIFIQADMTQEEDIQKLVNSSIEAFGKIDILVNNAGRIIEKPFIELTREDWDQFVALDAFSYFRMMQLVLPHMERQGSGNIVNVTSLAAISVMPTHALYSFVKAGITHMSKVVAAEYADKGIRVNCLLPGVVYTEMIADNPNTPHMEKIIPMGRMSTSEEQAKSILFLASEDSSYMTGTSMVADGGIRGI
- the rsbW gene encoding anti-sigma B factor RsbW, which translates into the protein MRPFDYVEMRVPAKSQYVGVARLTISGLASRIGFTFDDIEDLKIASSEAVTNAVQHAYSEGEEGEVVIGCALYGDKIEIMVADHGQSFDFEETKAKVGPYHDQEEGAFLREGGLGLYLIETLMDEVKVHHQEGVTVFMTKYVGGEQVEEDVETISS
- a CDS encoding anti-sigma regulatory factor; this translates as MSNQSSVEILTEWDIVAARQLGRNVAKELGFGTVDQARITTAISELARNIYLYAGQGRIEIQQLMENGVKGILIIAADQGPGIPDIRKVMEDGFSTSGGLGAGLPGVKRLMDEFKIETIPGEGTDIRATKWLR
- a CDS encoding STAS domain-containing protein, coding for MNFRIPILKLRDTLIVSIQWELDDQTAIQFQEDLLTKLHETSARGVVIDLTSIDFIDSFIAKVLGDVISMSSLMGARVVITGIQPAVAITLIELGIRLEDVMTALDLENGLDKLQLELEA
- the alr gene encoding alanine racemase, with the protein product MTEHYRPTKAVIDLGAIEKNLVSFRERSNGAEVIAVVKADAYGHGAKEIAQRAVETGVNFLAVATPDEALYLRDHGFKTKILVMGATPAAFLPVAQKEEIEVAAISLEWLAMAAASIEPGLPPLKIHLKVDTGMRRVGVATEEAKEAIDFIKRQPFEFAGIFTHFATADEEVGELFQQQVREMKAVVEQVNDPHVMVHVSNSAAAIMHPDLAYDAVRVGISLYGIAPSPYVEQEMPFQLFPALSLETEIVHVKKVKAGETLSYGATYRCEKDEWIATLPIGYADGMLRGLQGQDVLIRGERMPVVGRICMDQCMVRLKEQLPVGEKVQLIGRQGNEQIRIDEWAEKLGTIPYEVPCILTKRIPRLYY
- a CDS encoding PP2C family serine/threonine-protein phosphatase; protein product: MKKIQHSFVDAFIFNEAKKGNYESGDSYHTVLTDDYFICSIADGLGNGPVARESSQVIPQILEEYHHETIDELMKRFNDLMVQKRGAAVAIFKVDFKKKTLEYSCVGNIRFYLYRKGTDEMIYPLPVMGYLSGRPQKLRTQLYTYVEDDLFLIHSDGVELRNPKVMMRQAGIPERLYYDILRSIQTGDDATFIAGSLLK
- a CDS encoding SDR family NAD(P)-dependent oxidoreductase; the protein is MGRLEGKIAIITGAGNGQGQYEAELFAKEGAKVVVTDIDYEAAQLTASAIKQENGQAFALQHNIASEENWKSVISKTLEEYGRIDILVNNAGIHAETKMADISLGEWNSMLNVNLTGTFLGIQEVISPMKENGGGSIVNIASIAALRGGSFAHYSAAKGGIRSLGRTAAIEYAEDKIRVNTVFPGLIATDLVKEALENEHTRKNLFDQLPMKRIGEIEDVAYGVLYLASDESGFVTGSELVIDGGTMAGAKLIE